One part of the Algibacter sp. L1A34 genome encodes these proteins:
- a CDS encoding acetyl-CoA C-acyltransferase: MKTAYIVKAYRTAVGKAPKGVFRFKRTDELAAETIKYMMKELPNLDPKRIDDVIVGNAMPEGAQGLNMARLISLMGLEVVDVPGVTVNRFCSSGVETIGMATAKIQAGMADCIIAGGAESMSSVPMTGFKPELNYDAIVKAGHEDYYWGMGNTAEAVANQFKVSREDQDEFAFNSHMKALRAQAENRFQDQIVPIEVEQTYIDANGKKATKSYTVTKDEGPRAGTSKEALAKLRAVFAAGGSVTAGNSSQMSDGAAFVMVMSEDMVKELGLEPIARMVNYAAAGVEPRIMGIGPVKAIPKTLKQAGLKQDDLSLIELNEAFASQSLAVIRELGLNPDIINVNGGAIALGHPLGCTGAKLSVQLFDEMRKRDMKGKYGAVTMCVGTGQGACGIFEFLN, encoded by the coding sequence ATGAAAACAGCATATATAGTAAAAGCATATAGAACCGCAGTTGGTAAAGCACCAAAAGGCGTATTTCGTTTTAAAAGAACAGATGAATTGGCAGCAGAAACCATCAAGTATATGATGAAAGAATTGCCTAATCTAGACCCAAAACGTATCGATGATGTTATTGTTGGTAACGCCATGCCAGAAGGTGCACAAGGACTTAATATGGCTCGTTTAATCTCTTTAATGGGATTAGAAGTTGTAGATGTTCCAGGTGTAACTGTAAATCGTTTTTGCTCTTCTGGAGTTGAAACTATTGGAATGGCAACTGCAAAAATTCAAGCAGGAATGGCAGATTGTATCATTGCAGGCGGAGCAGAAAGCATGAGTAGTGTACCAATGACAGGTTTTAAACCAGAGTTAAATTACGATGCCATTGTAAAAGCTGGTCACGAAGATTATTATTGGGGAATGGGAAATACTGCAGAAGCTGTAGCAAACCAATTCAAAGTATCTCGTGAAGATCAAGATGAATTTGCATTCAATTCTCACATGAAAGCATTACGAGCGCAAGCTGAAAATCGTTTTCAAGATCAAATAGTACCCATTGAAGTAGAACAAACTTACATTGATGCTAACGGAAAGAAAGCTACAAAATCTTATACAGTAACTAAAGATGAAGGTCCTCGCGCAGGAACTAGTAAAGAAGCTTTAGCAAAACTAAGAGCCGTATTTGCTGCTGGAGGAAGTGTTACAGCTGGTAACTCGTCGCAAATGAGTGATGGTGCTGCATTTGTAATGGTTATGAGTGAAGACATGGTTAAGGAATTAGGATTAGAGCCCATTGCAAGAATGGTAAACTATGCTGCTGCAGGTGTGGAACCTCGTATCATGGGAATTGGGCCAGTAAAAGCAATTCCAAAAACATTAAAACAAGCCGGATTAAAACAAGACGATTTATCTTTAATTGAATTAAACGAAGCTTTTGCTTCACAATCTTTAGCGGTAATTAGAGAGTTAGGTCTTAACCCAGATATCATTAACGTAAACGGTGGTGCTATTGCATTGGGTCACCCATTAGGATGTACCGGAGCAAAATTATCTGTACAACTTTTTGACGAAATGCGTAAGCGCGACATGAAAGGTAAATATGGTGCAGTTACCATGTGTGTTGGTACAGGTCAAGGTGCTTGTGGAATATTCGAATTTTTAAACTAA
- a CDS encoding 3-hydroxyacyl-CoA dehydrogenase/enoyl-CoA hydratase family protein translates to MSKRRIKKIAIIGSGIMGSGIACHFANIGVDVLLLDIVPRELNDKEKVKGLTLEDKIVRNRLVNDALMASLKSKPSPIYHQDFASRITTGNLEDDIAKVADADWIMEVVVERLDIKKMVFENLEKYRKPGTLITSNTSGIPIKFMSEGRSEDFQKHFCGTHFFNPARYLKLFEIIPGPKTDASVLEFLNGYGEQFLGKTSVIAKDTPAFIGNRVGIFSIQSLFHAVKDLDLTIEEVDKLSGPVIGRPKSATFRTVDVVGLDTLVHVANGIAENCKNDERLELFKLPDFINTMMENKWLGSKTGQGFYKKQVSADGSKEILSLDLNTLEYRSAKRAKFATLELTKTIDKVVDRFKVLVKGKDKAGEFYRKSFTALFAYVSNRIPEISEELYKIDDAMKAGFGWEHGPFQIWDAIGVEKGIELMKAEGLEPAAWVNEMLTSGNTSFYSIKEGASFFYDIASKKQTKIPGQDSFIILDNIRKTNEVFKNSGVVIEDIGDGILNLEFQSKMNTIGGDVLAGLNKAIDLAEKDFAGLVVGNQAANFSVGANIGMIFMMAAEQEYDELNMAIKYFQDTMMRMRYSSIPTVSAPHGMALGGGCELSLHADKVVAAAETYMGLVEFGVGVIPGGGGSKEMALRASDTFRKGDVQLNTLQEYFLTIGMAKVSTSAYEAFDMGVLQKGKDIVVVNKDRQIAVAKEHAKLMANMGYTQPIKRTDVKVLGKQALGMFLVGTDSMKDSKYISEHDMKIANKLAYVMAGGDLSEPTLVTEQYLLDLEREAFLSLCTERKTLERIQHMLTKGKPLRN, encoded by the coding sequence ATGAGCAAACGTAGAATAAAAAAAATCGCAATTATTGGTTCCGGAATTATGGGAAGCGGTATAGCTTGTCATTTCGCTAATATTGGCGTAGATGTCCTGTTACTAGACATTGTTCCAAGAGAACTTAACGACAAAGAAAAAGTTAAAGGATTAACTTTAGAAGACAAAATAGTTAGAAATAGATTGGTTAATGATGCACTTATGGCATCGTTAAAATCAAAACCATCTCCAATTTATCATCAAGATTTCGCTAGTAGAATTACCACAGGTAATTTAGAAGATGATATAGCTAAAGTAGCCGATGCAGATTGGATTATGGAAGTTGTAGTTGAAAGACTAGACATCAAAAAAATGGTGTTTGAAAACTTAGAGAAATATCGTAAACCAGGCACGTTAATTACATCTAACACTTCTGGTATTCCAATAAAATTTATGAGTGAAGGACGAAGTGAAGATTTCCAGAAACATTTCTGCGGAACACACTTCTTTAACCCTGCGCGTTACTTAAAATTATTTGAAATTATTCCTGGACCAAAAACAGATGCTTCTGTTTTAGAATTCTTGAATGGTTATGGTGAACAATTTCTTGGCAAAACCTCGGTAATTGCAAAAGATACACCGGCATTTATCGGAAACAGAGTTGGTATTTTCAGCATTCAAAGTTTATTTCATGCGGTTAAAGATTTAGATTTAACTATTGAAGAAGTAGATAAATTATCTGGACCAGTAATTGGTCGTCCAAAATCGGCAACCTTCCGTACGGTAGATGTTGTAGGTTTAGATACTTTGGTTCACGTAGCAAACGGTATTGCAGAAAACTGTAAAAATGACGAACGTTTAGAATTGTTTAAATTACCAGATTTCATCAATACTATGATGGAGAACAAATGGTTAGGAAGCAAAACAGGACAAGGTTTTTACAAAAAACAAGTGTCTGCAGATGGATCTAAAGAAATTTTATCATTAGACTTAAACACCTTAGAATATCGTTCGGCTAAACGTGCAAAATTTGCAACTTTAGAACTTACGAAAACGATTGATAAAGTAGTAGACCGTTTTAAAGTATTAGTAAAAGGAAAAGATAAAGCGGGTGAGTTTTACAGAAAAAGCTTCACAGCATTATTTGCTTACGTATCTAATCGTATTCCAGAAATTTCAGAAGAGCTTTATAAGATTGATGATGCCATGAAAGCTGGTTTTGGTTGGGAACATGGACCTTTCCAAATTTGGGATGCTATTGGAGTAGAAAAAGGAATCGAATTAATGAAAGCTGAAGGCCTAGAGCCTGCTGCTTGGGTTAATGAGATGCTTACTTCTGGTAACACCTCTTTTTATTCTATAAAAGAAGGCGCTTCTTTCTTTTATGATATCGCTTCTAAAAAACAAACTAAAATACCTGGTCAAGACAGTTTTATCATCCTTGATAATATTAGAAAAACAAACGAAGTGTTTAAAAACTCTGGTGTTGTTATTGAAGATATTGGGGACGGCATACTTAACCTAGAATTCCAATCTAAAATGAACACCATTGGTGGAGACGTTTTAGCTGGGTTAAATAAAGCTATCGACTTAGCCGAAAAAGATTTTGCTGGTTTAGTTGTTGGTAATCAAGCTGCAAACTTCTCGGTTGGTGCAAACATAGGCATGATTTTCATGATGGCTGCAGAGCAAGAGTATGATGAGCTTAATATGGCTATTAAATACTTCCAAGATACCATGATGCGCATGCGTTATTCTTCAATCCCAACAGTTTCCGCACCTCACGGTATGGCCTTAGGTGGTGGTTGTGAATTATCATTACATGCAGATAAAGTCGTCGCAGCAGCAGAAACTTACATGGGACTTGTAGAGTTTGGTGTTGGTGTTATCCCTGGTGGTGGTGGTTCTAAAGAAATGGCTTTAAGAGCATCAGATACTTTCAGAAAAGGAGATGTGCAGTTAAATACACTTCAGGAATACTTTTTAACTATTGGTATGGCAAAAGTATCAACTTCGGCTTACGAAGCTTTTGATATGGGCGTTTTACAAAAAGGAAAAGATATTGTTGTAGTTAATAAAGACCGCCAAATTGCTGTAGCTAAAGAACATGCTAAATTAATGGCGAATATGGGTTACACACAACCTATAAAACGTACAGATGTTAAGGTATTAGGCAAACAGGCTTTAGGTATGTTTTTAGTAGGAACAGATTCCATGAAAGATTCTAAATACATTAGTGAACACGACATGAAAATTGCTAATAAACTAGCTTACGTTATGGCTGGAGGCGACTTATCAGAACCTACTTTAGTAACCGAGCAATATCTATTGGATTTAGAACGTGAAGCATTCCTTTCACTTTGTACAGAGCGTAAAACTTTGGAAAGAATTCAACACATGTTAACCAAAGGAAAACCTTTAAGAAACTAA
- a CDS encoding MarR family winged helix-turn-helix transcriptional regulator, whose protein sequence is MKDRTIDYVLRTTWLAVQKMYNEEALKFDSTMATGFTLLSIDPEKGTPSTALGPKMGMEATSLSRILKAMEIKGLIDRHPNPEDGRGVIIKLTPFGIQKRNYSKDRVLTFNDKIKNNITDEKLKHFNEVADVILNMVSNKKIYTPNDN, encoded by the coding sequence ATGAAAGATAGAACTATAGATTACGTTTTACGAACAACCTGGCTTGCTGTTCAAAAAATGTATAATGAAGAAGCTTTAAAATTTGATAGTACTATGGCAACGGGGTTTACCTTATTAAGTATAGATCCAGAAAAAGGAACACCATCTACAGCTTTAGGCCCCAAGATGGGAATGGAAGCTACAAGCCTTTCTCGAATTTTAAAAGCTATGGAAATAAAAGGTTTGATTGACAGACACCCTAATCCAGAAGATGGTCGTGGTGTAATTATCAAGCTAACACCTTTCGGAATTCAAAAACGTAACTATTCTAAAGATCGCGTTTTAACCTTTAATGATAAAATAAAAAACAATATCACCGATGAAAAACTAAAGCACTTCAATGAGGTAGCCGATGTGATTCTAAATATGGTTTCCAACAAAAAAATATATACACCAAACGACAACTAG
- a CDS encoding AMP-dependent synthetase/ligase, with translation MTKITRLFDFPYHQLKTYNLDKAFNTKHNGEWQATSSQEYVDQANAISRGLLRLGVKPNDKIAVISSTNRTEWNILDIGVLQVGAQNVPIYPTICAEDYEYILNHSESIYCFVSDNEILEKLNAIKANTKLKNVYTFDDIKDENSWKEVLKLGEDKQNQPEVEAKKDAVNSSDLATLIYTSGTTGKPKGVMLSHNNLVSNVLNSENRVPFKYGKSKTLSFLPVCHVFERMILYLYQYCGAEIYFAESIEKMSDNLKEIKPNVMTAVPRLYEKVYDKIIAKGSELTGIKKSLFFWAVNLGLRFEPYGQNGWWYEFQLKIARKLIFSKWKEGLGGNLDIMVSGSAALQPRLTRIFAAAGLPIMEGYGLTETSPVISVNDMRNGGFRVGTTGKVIDDVEVKIAEDGEILVKGPNVMIGYYKDDAKTAEAIKGGYFHTGDIGEIDLNGFLKITDRKKEMFKTSGGKYVAPALLENEFKQSRFIEQIMVIGEGEKMPAALIQVNYDFVKEWAKRHDIPFTSNEDIILNMQLLARIQEEINIANANFGKWEQIKKFEITPDIWSIDAGHLTPTMKMKRKVIKQKYFSLIEKIYRG, from the coding sequence ATGACCAAAATCACCAGACTTTTTGACTTTCCTTATCACCAATTAAAAACATATAATTTAGATAAAGCCTTTAACACAAAACATAATGGAGAATGGCAAGCTACCTCGTCACAAGAATACGTAGATCAGGCCAATGCTATAAGTCGAGGTTTATTAAGGCTAGGTGTTAAACCAAACGATAAAATTGCGGTAATTTCTTCAACAAATAGAACAGAATGGAACATTCTAGATATTGGCGTATTGCAAGTTGGAGCTCAAAATGTACCTATTTACCCAACAATTTGCGCAGAAGATTACGAATATATTTTAAATCATTCAGAGTCTATCTATTGTTTTGTTTCAGATAATGAAATTCTAGAAAAACTAAACGCTATTAAAGCGAATACAAAACTTAAAAATGTTTATACCTTTGATGATATCAAAGATGAAAATAGTTGGAAAGAAGTTCTTAAATTAGGTGAAGACAAACAGAACCAACCTGAAGTTGAAGCTAAAAAAGACGCAGTAAACTCATCCGATTTAGCAACATTAATTTACACCTCTGGAACCACAGGAAAACCTAAAGGTGTTATGCTATCTCATAACAACCTAGTTTCAAACGTTTTGAATAGCGAAAACCGTGTTCCTTTTAAATACGGCAAATCAAAAACATTAAGTTTTTTGCCTGTATGTCATGTTTTTGAACGTATGATACTGTATTTATATCAATATTGTGGTGCTGAAATTTACTTTGCAGAATCTATCGAAAAAATGAGCGATAATCTAAAAGAGATTAAACCTAACGTTATGACGGCTGTTCCGCGTTTATACGAAAAAGTATATGATAAAATTATTGCAAAAGGTAGTGAGTTAACAGGCATAAAAAAATCACTTTTCTTCTGGGCTGTCAACTTAGGCTTAAGATTTGAACCTTACGGTCAAAATGGTTGGTGGTATGAATTTCAACTAAAAATTGCTCGAAAACTTATTTTTAGTAAATGGAAAGAAGGCCTTGGTGGTAATTTAGACATCATGGTTTCTGGCAGTGCCGCACTACAACCTAGACTTACTAGAATATTTGCTGCTGCAGGTTTACCTATAATGGAAGGTTATGGATTAACCGAAACTTCACCTGTTATATCTGTAAATGATATGCGTAACGGAGGCTTTAGAGTTGGAACTACAGGTAAAGTAATTGATGATGTTGAAGTTAAAATTGCTGAAGATGGTGAAATACTAGTAAAAGGCCCAAATGTTATGATAGGTTATTACAAGGATGATGCTAAAACAGCTGAAGCTATTAAGGGTGGTTATTTCCACACCGGTGATATTGGAGAAATAGACCTCAATGGTTTTCTTAAAATAACCGATAGAAAAAAAGAAATGTTCAAAACTTCGGGCGGTAAATATGTAGCACCTGCCCTGCTTGAAAATGAATTTAAACAATCTCGATTTATAGAGCAGATTATGGTTATTGGCGAAGGCGAAAAAATGCCAGCAGCTTTAATACAAGTAAATTACGATTTCGTTAAGGAATGGGCTAAACGCCACGATATTCCATTTACTAGTAACGAAGATATAATACTGAATATGCAATTACTTGCTAGAATTCAAGAAGAGATTAATATTGCAAATGCGAACTTTGGGAAATGGGAACAAATTAAGAAATTCGAAATCACTCCAGACATTTGGTCTATAGATGCCGGACATCTAACGCCAACCATGAAGATGAAGCGTAAAGTTATAAAACAAAAGTACTTTTCTCTTATCGAGAAAATCTACAGAGGCTAA
- the pflB gene encoding formate C-acetyltransferase: MEVKQFRNGVWTEKVNVRDFVINNVTPYHGTDEFLVGPSAKTQKLWEVCKQATKEERRNNGVRSVDTEIISTVSAFDAGYIDKENEVIVGLQTDELLKRTMKPFGGFKVVQKALSEQGVKPNEAITELFSKYVKSHNDGVFDAYTSEIKKFRSLGFLTGLPDNYARGRIIGDYRRVALYGINSLIETKKEDLENITGPMTEAVIRLREEVSEQIKSLKEMIELGAKYNLDLGRPAENSQEAVQWTYMGYLAAVKEQDGAAMSLGNVSTFLDIYIENDLQEGLITEEEAQEYIDQFVMKLRMVRHLRMSAYDEIFAGDPTWVTEAIGGMFDDGRTKVTKTSFRFLNTLYNLGASPEPNITILWSEALPQNFKDYCAKVSIDTSSIQFENDELMRVNRGSDDYGIACCVSYQELGKSIQFFGARTNLAKTLLLAINGGRCENTGTQMVAGIEACECEYLDFDKVMANYKIAMKEVARVYNDSMNIIHYMHDKYYYEKAQMALIDTNPGINIAYGIAGLSIVADSLSAIKYAKVRPIRNEDGLTVDFKIEGEFPKYGNDDDRVDVLAANAVADFNNELKKLAVYKNAEPTMSVLTITSNVSYGKKTGATPDGRANGVAFAPGANPMHGRDSNGAIASLNSVAKIDYKDSQDGISNTFSIVPKSLGATKEEQIENLGTILDGYFSKNAQHLNVNVLDKETLLDAMEHPEEYPQLTIRVSGYAVNFVRLTREQQLEVIARSFHESM, encoded by the coding sequence ATGGAAGTAAAACAATTTAGAAACGGAGTTTGGACAGAAAAAGTCAACGTTAGAGATTTTGTTATTAATAATGTTACACCGTATCATGGAACAGATGAGTTTTTAGTTGGGCCAAGTGCAAAAACTCAAAAATTATGGGAAGTTTGTAAACAAGCAACTAAAGAAGAAAGACGAAATAATGGTGTGCGTTCAGTCGATACTGAAATCATTTCAACCGTTAGTGCTTTTGATGCTGGTTATATTGATAAAGAAAATGAAGTAATTGTTGGATTACAAACCGATGAGCTTCTAAAAAGAACAATGAAACCTTTTGGAGGTTTTAAAGTAGTTCAAAAAGCATTATCAGAACAAGGTGTAAAACCAAATGAAGCTATTACCGAATTATTTTCAAAATATGTTAAATCGCATAATGATGGTGTTTTTGATGCTTATACATCTGAAATTAAAAAATTCCGTTCTTTAGGATTCTTAACAGGCTTGCCAGATAATTATGCTAGAGGTAGAATAATAGGAGATTATCGTCGTGTTGCTCTATATGGTATTAATTCTTTAATTGAAACAAAGAAAGAAGATTTAGAAAATATAACTGGCCCAATGACGGAGGCTGTTATTCGTTTACGTGAAGAAGTATCGGAACAAATTAAATCATTGAAAGAAATGATTGAATTGGGTGCTAAATATAATTTAGATTTAGGTCGTCCGGCAGAAAATTCTCAAGAAGCTGTTCAATGGACATATATGGGCTATTTAGCAGCTGTAAAAGAACAAGATGGTGCAGCTATGTCTTTAGGTAATGTATCTACATTCTTAGATATTTATATTGAAAACGATTTACAAGAAGGACTTATTACAGAAGAAGAAGCTCAAGAATATATAGACCAATTTGTAATGAAATTACGAATGGTACGCCATTTAAGAATGAGCGCTTATGATGAAATATTTGCTGGAGATCCTACCTGGGTAACTGAAGCTATAGGTGGTATGTTTGATGATGGAAGAACTAAAGTAACTAAAACATCGTTCCGTTTTTTAAACACACTATATAATTTAGGAGCATCACCAGAACCAAATATTACAATTCTTTGGTCTGAAGCTTTACCACAAAACTTCAAAGATTACTGTGCAAAAGTTTCTATTGATACCTCATCAATTCAGTTTGAAAATGATGAGTTAATGAGAGTTAATCGTGGATCTGATGATTATGGAATAGCATGTTGCGTGTCTTATCAAGAATTGGGTAAATCAATTCAATTTTTTGGAGCAAGAACTAATTTAGCAAAAACTTTATTATTAGCTATTAATGGTGGCCGTTGTGAAAACACAGGTACCCAAATGGTTGCTGGAATTGAAGCTTGTGAATGTGAATATTTAGACTTTGATAAAGTGATGGCTAATTATAAAATAGCCATGAAAGAAGTTGCTCGTGTATATAATGATTCTATGAATATTATTCATTACATGCATGATAAATACTATTATGAAAAAGCACAAATGGCTTTAATTGATACAAACCCAGGCATTAATATTGCTTATGGTATTGCTGGCTTATCTATTGTTGCAGATTCTCTTTCAGCAATTAAATATGCAAAAGTAAGACCTATTAGAAATGAAGATGGTTTAACTGTAGATTTTAAAATTGAAGGCGAATTTCCTAAATACGGAAATGATGATGATCGAGTAGATGTTTTAGCTGCAAATGCAGTAGCTGATTTTAATAATGAATTGAAGAAATTAGCAGTTTACAAAAATGCAGAACCTACAATGTCTGTATTAACGATTACGTCTAATGTTTCTTATGGTAAGAAAACAGGTGCAACTCCAGATGGTAGAGCAAACGGAGTCGCTTTTGCACCAGGTGCAAACCCAATGCACGGTAGAGATTCAAATGGAGCAATTGCCTCTTTAAATTCTGTAGCAAAAATTGATTATAAAGATTCTCAAGATGGTATTTCTAATACATTTTCAATTGTACCTAAATCTTTAGGAGCTACTAAAGAAGAACAAATAGAAAATTTAGGAACCATTTTAGATGGTTATTTCTCTAAAAATGCACAACATTTAAATGTGAATGTATTAGATAAAGAAACTTTGCTTGATGCCATGGAACATCCAGAAGAATATCCACAATTAACAATTCGTGTATCTGGTTACGCTGTTAATTTTGTTAGATTGACTAGAGAACAGCAATTAGAGGTAATTGCACGTTCTTTCCACGAATCTATGTAA
- the pflA gene encoding pyruvate formate-lyase-activating protein, whose product MHSIESFGTHDGPGIRMIVFLQGCKLKCLYCHNPDSIETSGGTEYHIEDLMQMALKMKPYFGKKGGVTVSGGEPLLQAKELIPFFKRLKEEGIHTNIDTNGRILNHFSEELLDEHADLIMLDIKSMTEEGYQYITGKPNKEISFKFAKHREASGKKMWLRYVLIPGITDKPELLHALGKHFNDYKTIEKIEIQPYHKLGIHKWEALGWDYQLKDARENTKEEILSASEILNQYFNEVKIN is encoded by the coding sequence GTGCATTCTATCGAGTCTTTTGGTACTCATGATGGTCCCGGAATTCGGATGATAGTATTCTTACAAGGATGTAAATTAAAATGTTTGTATTGCCATAATCCAGACTCTATTGAAACTTCTGGAGGAACAGAATATCATATTGAAGATTTGATGCAAATGGCACTTAAAATGAAACCTTATTTTGGTAAAAAAGGTGGTGTTACCGTATCTGGGGGAGAACCCTTGTTGCAAGCTAAAGAATTAATTCCATTTTTTAAAAGGTTAAAAGAAGAAGGCATCCATACCAATATTGATACAAATGGTAGAATATTAAATCATTTTTCTGAAGAATTATTGGATGAACACGCAGATTTGATTATGCTTGATATTAAGAGTATGACAGAGGAAGGTTACCAGTATATAACAGGGAAACCAAATAAAGAAATCTCATTCAAGTTTGCGAAACATAGAGAGGCTTCTGGAAAAAAAATGTGGTTACGTTATGTTTTAATTCCTGGTATTACTGATAAACCGGAACTTTTACATGCTTTGGGTAAGCATTTTAATGATTATAAAACTATTGAAAAAATTGAAATTCAACCATATCATAAACTAGGTATTCATAAATGGGAAGCTTTAGGTTGGGATTATCAACTTAAGGATGCACGTGAAAATACCAAGGAAGAAATTTTATCCGCTTCAGAGATTTTAAATCAATATTTTAATGAGGTAAAAATAAATTAA
- a CDS encoding formate/nitrite transporter family protein, with protein sequence MNTPKEVVQIVNKLALNKGNYKINKTLILAFLAGAYIAFGGLLAIIVGGGSPGLAASNPGIVKFLFGATFPIGLILVVTVGAELFTGNNAYFVPNVLSRKQNIGAVLKNWGLVYFGNFLGAIFVAYVITHLTHIVSGSPFIDSVHNVAVGKTSHTFLVTFLKGIGANWLVCLAVWQGMAAKNTTGKILSIWLPVMAFVTMGFEHSIANMYFIPLAIFEGTNITWTSFLINNLIPATLGNIVGGVLFVGLPYGYLFGKLDTGIKI encoded by the coding sequence ATGAATACTCCAAAAGAGGTCGTACAAATAGTAAATAAATTAGCTTTAAATAAAGGCAATTATAAAATAAATAAAACATTAATTCTAGCTTTTTTAGCAGGAGCATATATTGCTTTTGGAGGTTTGTTAGCCATTATTGTAGGCGGAGGATCTCCTGGTTTAGCTGCTAGTAATCCTGGAATAGTAAAATTTCTTTTTGGAGCAACATTTCCAATCGGACTTATACTAGTTGTTACAGTTGGTGCTGAACTTTTTACTGGTAATAATGCTTATTTTGTACCTAACGTTTTGAGCAGGAAACAGAATATTGGTGCTGTACTTAAAAATTGGGGATTAGTATATTTTGGTAATTTTTTAGGCGCAATTTTTGTTGCTTATGTAATTACGCATTTAACTCATATTGTAAGTGGTTCCCCTTTTATAGATTCTGTACATAATGTTGCTGTGGGTAAAACAAGCCATACGTTTTTAGTCACATTTCTAAAAGGAATAGGAGCGAATTGGTTAGTTTGCTTGGCGGTTTGGCAAGGAATGGCGGCTAAGAATACAACGGGTAAAATACTTTCTATTTGGCTACCTGTAATGGCTTTTGTTACAATGGGGTTTGAGCATAGTATTGCAAATATGTATTTTATTCCTTTAGCTATTTTTGAAGGTACCAATATTACTTGGACAAGTTTTCTAATAAATAACCTTATACCTGCCACCTTAGGAAATATTGTTGGTGGTGTTCTTTTTGTTGGTTTGCCTTATGGTTATTTATTTGGGAAATTAGATACCGGAATAAAAATATAA